In Rhodopirellula bahusiensis, a single window of DNA contains:
- a CDS encoding ATP-binding protein, translated as MSHDFRPPHPRTNPFASRHTRPGAIPFRFGLSGSDPSEHTAKIIADLRRYRLGLIVGNHGSGKSTLLHDIADALHSEFPGGKWIQLTADPDRSRIAGVSSVLANDRAAFETQALVSSDGVLVVDGAEQLSPWGRFQIRRHARRSGQVCLVTAHRDLRGFHVLHRTEVTAKLIEDLLQELLRDHPDAREKLMRSSEGQLADSFADVTDVRELWSRLYDVVGLPTEMSESGCSDNRTDALSDARTVRPKTCPDP; from the coding sequence ATGTCCCATGATTTCCGACCGCCGCATCCACGCACCAATCCGTTTGCCAGTCGTCACACGCGACCGGGTGCGATTCCGTTTCGCTTTGGCCTGAGCGGAAGCGATCCGAGCGAGCACACCGCAAAAATCATAGCGGACCTGCGGCGATATCGGCTCGGTTTGATCGTCGGAAATCACGGGTCGGGCAAGTCGACGTTGCTGCATGACATCGCGGATGCGTTGCATTCGGAGTTCCCCGGTGGAAAATGGATTCAACTGACCGCTGATCCGGACCGATCGCGAATCGCTGGCGTCTCAAGTGTGTTGGCGAACGATCGTGCTGCCTTTGAGACGCAGGCGTTGGTTTCTTCCGACGGGGTGCTGGTCGTCGACGGGGCGGAACAGTTGTCGCCGTGGGGACGTTTTCAAATTCGACGACACGCCCGGCGTTCGGGGCAAGTTTGCTTAGTGACCGCCCACCGAGATCTTCGCGGTTTTCACGTGTTGCACCGAACCGAGGTGACCGCCAAGCTGATCGAAGACTTGCTGCAGGAATTGCTGCGAGACCACCCGGATGCTCGCGAAAAGTTGATGCGTTCCAGCGAGGGGCAACTGGCGGATTCATTTGCCGATGTCACGGACGTTCGCGAATTATGGTCTCGTCTCTATGATGTCGTGGGATTGCCAACGGAAATGTCTGAGTCAGGATGTTCCGACAATCGCACGGACGCTCTCTCCGATGCACGAACTGTCCGCCCCAAAACTTGCCCCGACCCCTGA
- a CDS encoding BON domain-containing protein, giving the protein MKRTSQIVACLAASTLWMALGSSAMAQGTGNDTGTGNAAGGQAEGTITQGLDPDAVFSQGIQRGGAVGANTTTPVGASAVSQAGGGAGGGGAGGGLGGFGGGGGLGAAFGSLFGGNAARGNTATPPIRTRLRSAVEVAPLEPVRVQQSASSRLRGTSNLTTINGNLPGRMNSQPTRYDGVNVQVQDRTATLSGSVRNESDRRMTELLMRLEPGVSRIDNRLSVQP; this is encoded by the coding sequence ATGAAACGAACGTCTCAAATTGTAGCGTGCCTGGCCGCTTCCACTCTCTGGATGGCTCTGGGTTCGTCAGCGATGGCTCAAGGCACTGGGAACGACACCGGAACGGGGAACGCTGCCGGAGGCCAAGCCGAGGGCACCATCACGCAAGGTTTGGATCCAGATGCCGTCTTCAGTCAGGGGATCCAGCGAGGTGGAGCGGTTGGTGCCAATACAACGACTCCCGTGGGCGCATCGGCGGTGTCCCAAGCCGGTGGCGGTGCGGGCGGGGGCGGCGCAGGTGGCGGCCTCGGCGGATTCGGTGGTGGCGGCGGATTGGGAGCCGCTTTCGGTAGCCTTTTCGGCGGCAACGCGGCCCGTGGCAACACGGCGACCCCACCCATTCGAACACGACTTCGCAGTGCGGTTGAAGTCGCGCCGCTGGAGCCTGTTCGTGTGCAACAGTCCGCTTCCTCGCGTTTGCGTGGCACATCGAATCTGACCACGATCAATGGCAATCTGCCTGGCCGTATGAATTCTCAACCCACTCGGTATGATGGTGTGAATGTTCAGGTCCAAGACCGCACGGCAACCCTGAGCGGCTCGGTCCGCAACGAATCCGATCGCCGGATGACAGAATTGCTGATGCGTTTGGAACCGGGCGTCTCTCGAATCGACAACCGTCTCAGCGTTCAACCCTGA
- the rlmN gene encoding 23S rRNA (adenine(2503)-C(2))-methyltransferase RlmN, whose amino-acid sequence MVSLPLVTTTDSESSGPRKNHLLNWSLDQLKDWLQEQGQKPFRAKQIRRWLFSGRATSFEEMTDLPAKLRTQLEEHFVIFNASEAVVSKSKDGTEKILVRLADGGEVECVLLRDGPRRSICVSSQVGCAMGCVFCASGLDGVDRNLTGGEILEQMLRLQQRLPATERLSHIVMMGMGEPLANLPGVLAALDVARNEDGLGISPRRITISTVGLPPAIDKLAAAGIPYNLAVSLHAPNDELRSELVPVNRKVGIEPVLQAADRYFHSSGRRLTFEYVLLGGINDGDEHARQLSQILRGRSVMMNVIPYNPVEGLPYRTPSGAAIARFRAILESAGVNVNFRQRKGDEINAACGQLRRNRGGQKAAT is encoded by the coding sequence ATGGTCTCACTGCCTCTCGTCACGACCACCGATTCGGAGTCCAGCGGCCCCCGCAAGAACCACCTGCTGAATTGGTCGCTTGATCAGCTCAAGGATTGGCTGCAGGAGCAGGGCCAAAAACCGTTCCGTGCCAAGCAAATTCGCCGTTGGCTGTTCTCCGGACGAGCCACCTCGTTCGAGGAAATGACCGACTTGCCGGCCAAGCTTCGGACGCAGTTGGAAGAACACTTTGTGATCTTCAACGCGAGTGAAGCGGTCGTGTCGAAGTCCAAGGACGGCACCGAAAAGATCTTGGTTCGATTGGCGGACGGCGGCGAAGTCGAATGCGTGCTGCTGCGTGATGGTCCTCGACGCAGCATTTGCGTCAGCAGCCAAGTCGGATGTGCGATGGGATGTGTGTTCTGCGCCAGTGGGCTGGACGGCGTCGATCGCAATTTGACAGGCGGCGAAATCTTAGAACAAATGCTGCGACTGCAGCAACGATTGCCCGCCACCGAACGGCTCAGCCACATCGTGATGATGGGCATGGGCGAACCGCTGGCGAATCTGCCCGGCGTGCTGGCGGCCCTCGACGTCGCTCGCAACGAAGATGGGTTGGGCATCAGCCCTCGCCGCATCACGATCAGCACGGTTGGTTTGCCGCCCGCGATCGACAAACTGGCCGCGGCGGGAATCCCGTACAACTTGGCCGTGTCGCTGCATGCCCCCAACGATGAACTGCGGAGTGAGCTGGTTCCGGTCAATCGCAAGGTCGGAATCGAGCCCGTTTTGCAGGCGGCGGATCGCTACTTCCATTCCTCGGGGCGAAGACTGACGTTCGAGTACGTGCTGCTGGGCGGAATCAACGACGGCGACGAGCACGCGCGGCAACTGAGCCAAATCCTTCGCGGTCGCAGCGTGATGATGAACGTGATCCCCTACAACCCAGTCGAGGGTTTGCCATACCGAACGCCCAGCGGAGCAGCAATTGCCCGCTTTCGTGCGATCTTGGAATCGGCAGGGGTGAACGTGAACTTCCGTCAACGCAAAGGCGACGAAATCAACGCCGCCTGTGGCCAGCTTCGTCGGAACCGCGGCGGTCAAAAGGCCGCGACTTAG
- a CDS encoding DUF3352 domain-containing protein, with product MMPIACLFAVISCMVVAPVASAQATATVDDTRTTVPAPKLLPSGTLAYLRVDDVNDIRNDWGESSLGKMLEDPKMRPFVSDIYQIVSDLFDNVGDELGLTLDELRSLPQGQLAIALLEGPPPEEKTDEQKAEEEEDDDAIARRLQAKRRQQNSFAVAVMIDAGPNNKEMEALVERLMELAEKNRMIIQNEQIGSIELTRLVRQRGDGDVIEWFEQDGFYVIGAGRTIAQSIAKKLNAAERDTSQSSGRSRRSKPTPSAETETLAQNADFVAVMSRSIGAEAEIPQITFFVNPYGIAKRIIARSGSAFFIAPIVQDLGIEKIRGIGGSLFRGGEIVESIGHMHVLIDPPRDGFFGVLRPEDIQVSPPTWVPADAASFTCVGWDVETAFENVGKIVNRFAGEGKFDNFTEKPVQERFDVSLKEEVFPLMTGRIVTIQRYQLPATWNSMARAIAIEVKDAKEAQKLLEKVKAKAPPARMKPEVLRGKTVYFSEQRKFDQPGIRVPESSVMLLDNWLMLCDSREILLQVLRAEGGEIDRLADDEDYVLLTSELGAKLEGETPFLFQFNRDAETYRILYEMASSDETAQSIENRGGDNPIAGRVAELMRRDDWPDWDDLEKYFSVSGIFGYDEPGGIHIGSLNLRPIE from the coding sequence GTGATGCCGATCGCATGCCTTTTCGCGGTGATCAGCTGCATGGTGGTCGCTCCCGTGGCCTCGGCCCAAGCCACCGCGACGGTCGATGACACCCGAACGACCGTTCCTGCTCCCAAACTTTTGCCGTCCGGCACGCTGGCTTACTTGCGAGTCGATGATGTCAATGACATCCGAAACGACTGGGGTGAATCTTCACTGGGCAAGATGTTGGAAGATCCCAAGATGCGACCGTTCGTATCGGATATCTATCAAATCGTTAGTGACTTGTTCGACAACGTCGGTGACGAACTTGGATTGACGCTCGACGAACTCCGTTCGCTTCCGCAAGGCCAACTCGCCATCGCATTGCTCGAGGGCCCGCCACCGGAAGAGAAAACCGACGAGCAGAAGGCGGAAGAAGAGGAAGACGACGATGCAATCGCCCGTCGCTTGCAAGCCAAACGTCGACAACAAAATTCGTTCGCGGTGGCCGTGATGATTGATGCCGGGCCAAACAACAAAGAAATGGAGGCCTTGGTCGAACGCCTGATGGAACTGGCGGAGAAGAATCGCATGATCATTCAGAACGAACAGATTGGTTCGATCGAGCTGACGCGATTGGTCCGCCAACGTGGTGATGGCGATGTCATTGAATGGTTTGAGCAAGATGGTTTTTATGTCATTGGTGCCGGGCGAACGATCGCTCAGTCGATCGCGAAAAAGTTGAACGCTGCGGAACGCGACACCAGCCAGTCCTCCGGTCGTTCACGACGATCGAAGCCGACTCCTTCGGCGGAGACGGAAACGCTTGCGCAGAACGCGGACTTCGTCGCCGTGATGAGCCGATCGATTGGTGCCGAAGCGGAGATTCCGCAGATCACATTCTTCGTCAATCCTTATGGCATCGCGAAACGAATCATCGCGCGAAGTGGATCCGCGTTCTTCATCGCCCCGATCGTCCAAGACCTCGGCATCGAAAAAATTCGTGGGATCGGCGGCAGCCTCTTTCGCGGTGGCGAGATCGTGGAATCGATTGGCCACATGCATGTGTTGATCGATCCTCCACGCGATGGTTTCTTCGGAGTGCTTCGTCCCGAGGACATTCAGGTTTCGCCGCCAACTTGGGTGCCCGCCGACGCGGCCAGTTTCACTTGCGTGGGCTGGGATGTTGAGACCGCGTTTGAAAACGTCGGCAAGATCGTCAACCGTTTCGCTGGCGAAGGCAAGTTCGATAACTTTACTGAGAAACCGGTTCAAGAACGATTTGACGTTTCGCTCAAGGAAGAAGTGTTCCCATTGATGACCGGCCGCATCGTCACGATCCAGCGCTATCAACTGCCGGCCACGTGGAATTCAATGGCGCGAGCAATCGCGATTGAAGTCAAGGACGCCAAAGAAGCTCAGAAGCTGCTCGAGAAGGTCAAAGCCAAGGCACCGCCAGCGAGAATGAAACCCGAGGTCCTTCGCGGCAAGACCGTGTACTTCTCCGAACAACGCAAATTCGATCAGCCCGGCATTCGCGTGCCGGAAAGCAGCGTCATGCTGCTCGACAATTGGTTGATGCTCTGTGACAGTCGGGAAATTCTTTTGCAAGTCCTTCGTGCCGAGGGCGGGGAGATCGATCGCTTGGCCGATGATGAAGATTACGTGCTGCTGACCAGTGAACTTGGCGCCAAGTTGGAAGGCGAAACGCCGTTCCTGTTCCAGTTCAACCGTGATGCCGAGACGTATCGGATCCTTTACGAAATGGCCAGCTCCGATGAGACCGCTCAATCGATCGAGAACCGAGGCGGTGACAATCCCATCGCTGGTCGAGTCGCGGAACTGATGCGTCGTGATGACTGGCCCGACTGGGACGACCTGGAAAAATACTTCAGCGTCAGTGGCATCTTCGGCTACGACGAACCAGGTGGCATCCACATCGGTTCGCTGAACCTCCGCCCGATCGAGTGA